One Candidatus Polarisedimenticolaceae bacterium DNA segment encodes these proteins:
- a CDS encoding FIST N-terminal domain-containing protein: MLKAGVGLSTATDGAFAAAEAVERAAMSLGERPDLCIAFVSGDHADELPDILATLTAGSGTPYVVGCSAAGVVAEGREIENEPAVGVLALASDSMRATPFLFRDAGDQGLTAGIHLGQRLIGSRGKDDLLLVWPDPYRMHPGRLLHGLDATLGGVAVAGGAASSSRDFPATFQFSGTEMSSAAVSGVRIGGRVRSRVIVAQGCRPVGGPLRVTRADGNLLYELDGRPALDRLREVVPEDLFDDPECALHAVSVALLPENGGAVLSPGEYLVRNIVAADPESGALGVADVVEEGQSVVFAVREPHAARAELERSVASLRADGGTGDWAFGLYFDCVARGRSLYGKPDVDAGILSSALPGLPILGFFCNAEIAPLRGINQLFTYTGVLVLVGA, from the coding sequence ATGCTCAAGGCGGGGGTGGGGCTGTCGACGGCGACGGACGGTGCGTTCGCAGCCGCCGAGGCGGTGGAACGCGCGGCGATGTCGCTCGGGGAACGCCCCGACCTGTGCATCGCCTTCGTCAGCGGCGACCACGCCGACGAGCTCCCCGACATCCTCGCCACCCTGACCGCCGGATCCGGCACCCCCTACGTCGTCGGCTGCTCGGCCGCAGGGGTCGTCGCGGAGGGGCGCGAGATCGAAAACGAGCCCGCCGTGGGGGTCCTCGCCCTCGCGTCCGATTCGATGCGGGCCACTCCGTTCCTGTTTCGCGACGCGGGCGACCAGGGGCTGACGGCGGGGATCCACCTCGGACAGCGGCTGATCGGTTCGCGCGGGAAGGACGACCTTCTCCTCGTGTGGCCCGACCCCTACCGCATGCACCCCGGACGGCTCCTGCACGGGCTCGACGCGACGTTGGGGGGTGTGGCGGTGGCGGGGGGCGCGGCGTCGTCGTCGCGGGATTTCCCGGCCACCTTCCAGTTCAGCGGGACCGAGATGTCCTCGGCGGCGGTGTCGGGGGTCCGAATCGGCGGCCGGGTGCGCAGCCGCGTGATCGTCGCGCAGGGGTGCCGGCCGGTCGGGGGGCCGCTGCGCGTCACCCGGGCCGACGGGAATCTCCTCTACGAGCTCGACGGCCGGCCGGCGCTCGACCGCCTGCGCGAGGTCGTCCCCGAGGACCTGTTCGACGATCCGGAGTGCGCCCTGCATGCCGTGTCGGTGGCGCTCCTGCCGGAGAACGGAGGGGCGGTGCTGTCCCCCGGGGAGTACCTCGTCCGGAACATCGTCGCCGCCGACCCGGAGTCCGGGGCCCTCGGCGTCGCGGACGTCGTGGAGGAGGGTCAGTCGGTCGTCTTCGCGGTTCGCGAGCCCCACGCGGCCCGCGCCGAGCTCGAACGTTCGGTGGCGAGCCTCCGCGCGGATGGTGGAACGGGAGACTGGGCGTTCGGCCTCTACTTCGACTGCGTCGCGCGGGGACGCTCGCTCTACGGGAAGCCGGATGTCGACGCCGGCATCCTGAGCTCGGCGCTCCCGGGGCTTCCCATCCTCGGCTTCTTCTGCAACGCCGAGATCGCCCCGCTGCGCGGCATCAACCAGCTGTTCACCTATACCGGCGTGCTGGTGCTCGTCGGGGCCTGA
- a CDS encoding cation diffusion facilitator family transporter, with protein sequence MDEKGFPQRAAAWSLGVAIAVLALKFGAWYWTGSVALYSDALESIVNVAAAGAAFFALWYSARPADANHPFGHSKIEYFSAVLEAALIVVAAFAIIGAAVPRFDRPVAPDLTPLGIGLSILASVVNGTLAAFLVRAGRRHRSPALIADGHHVFTDVATSAGVLVGLAAAWFTGAWWLDPMIAILVAVNILWVGAQLFRKSFSGLMDEGLPEEDLEPLRPALEGAMGDALEIHAMRSRRSGPTTFLEFDLVVPGDMTVERAHEICDQLESTIAERMPGAIAVIHVEPEHEAAHGSFVVRRRERA encoded by the coding sequence GTGGACGAAAAGGGATTCCCGCAGCGCGCGGCGGCCTGGAGCCTCGGCGTCGCGATCGCGGTCCTCGCGCTGAAGTTCGGTGCCTGGTACTGGACGGGATCCGTCGCGCTCTACTCCGACGCGCTCGAGTCGATCGTGAACGTCGCGGCGGCGGGGGCGGCGTTCTTCGCGTTGTGGTATTCGGCCCGCCCCGCGGACGCGAACCACCCGTTCGGGCACTCCAAGATCGAGTACTTCTCCGCGGTTCTCGAGGCCGCGCTGATCGTCGTCGCCGCGTTCGCGATCATCGGCGCCGCGGTGCCGAGGTTCGACCGTCCCGTCGCCCCGGACCTGACGCCGCTGGGGATCGGACTGTCGATCCTCGCCTCCGTCGTCAACGGGACGCTGGCCGCGTTTCTCGTCCGCGCGGGGAGGCGGCATCGGTCGCCGGCGCTGATCGCCGACGGCCACCACGTCTTCACCGACGTCGCGACGTCGGCTGGGGTCCTCGTCGGACTGGCCGCCGCGTGGTTCACCGGCGCGTGGTGGCTCGACCCGATGATCGCGATCCTGGTCGCGGTCAACATCCTCTGGGTCGGCGCCCAGCTCTTCCGGAAGTCGTTCTCGGGGCTGATGGACGAGGGGCTGCCGGAGGAGGACCTCGAGCCGCTGCGCCCCGCGCTCGAGGGGGCGATGGGCGACGCCCTCGAGATCCACGCCATGCGCTCGCGCCGCAGCGGGCCGACGACATTCCTCGAGTTCGACCTCGTCGTGCCGGGGGACATGACCGTCGAGCGGGCGCACGAGATCTGCGACCAGCTCGAGTCGACGATCGCCGAGCGGATGCCGGGAGCGATCGCCGTGATCCACGTCGAGCCCGAGCATGAGGCCGCGCACGGGAGCTTCGTCGTGCGGCGACGGGAGCGGGCGTGA
- a CDS encoding ZIP family metal transporter, whose amino-acid sequence MNGLETGLAAQVFWAALATAIATGLGAIPFAFVPKPSPRWQSLMLSAAGGMMISASVFSLANEALDRGEVWEVALGILAGAGFFAGTARWLHGGGWTIEGMTAHESRQSVLILLAMFIHSIPEGVAIGVGYATGEIRFGFLLALAIAVHNVPEGIAVTIPLRARGVSLWRCAGYAVLTSAPQPIFAVPAFLLVRWFEPLLPAGLGFAGGAMIYLVAQEMMPESYEGASRGAVAWAFVLGLLAMLMLTTGLGIGK is encoded by the coding sequence GTGAACGGCCTCGAGACCGGCCTGGCCGCGCAGGTCTTCTGGGCCGCTCTCGCCACCGCGATCGCGACGGGTCTCGGTGCGATCCCTTTCGCGTTCGTGCCGAAGCCCTCCCCGCGCTGGCAGTCGCTCATGCTCTCCGCGGCGGGCGGGATGATGATCTCGGCGTCGGTGTTCTCCCTGGCGAACGAAGCGCTCGATCGCGGAGAAGTCTGGGAGGTCGCGCTCGGCATCCTCGCCGGCGCGGGGTTCTTCGCGGGGACCGCGCGCTGGCTTCACGGCGGCGGTTGGACGATCGAGGGGATGACCGCGCACGAGAGCCGGCAGTCGGTGCTGATCCTCCTCGCGATGTTCATCCACAGCATTCCGGAAGGGGTCGCGATCGGCGTCGGCTACGCCACGGGGGAGATCCGGTTCGGTTTCCTGCTGGCGCTGGCGATCGCCGTCCACAACGTGCCGGAGGGGATTGCGGTGACGATTCCGCTCCGCGCGCGCGGCGTGTCGTTGTGGCGCTGCGCGGGGTACGCGGTGCTCACGAGCGCCCCGCAGCCGATCTTCGCCGTCCCGGCGTTCCTGCTCGTCCGCTGGTTCGAGCCGCTGCTCCCCGCGGGGCTCGGGTTCGCCGGTGGGGCGATGATCTACCTCGTCGCGCAGGAGATGATGCCCGAGTCCTACGAAGGGGCATCTCGGGGAGCGGTGGCATGGGCGTTCGTCCTCGGCCTGCTCGCGATGCTGATGCTCACCACCGGACTCGGCATCGGGAAGTAG
- a CDS encoding ligase-associated DNA damage response DEXH box helicase translates to MRAVEVWFRARGWKPFRFQKEAWSAYLEGKSGLVHAATGTGKTQAAWMGPLIESLREGKVGEPPPLRVLWITPLRALANDTLQALRDPAEVLGTGWTVGLRTGDTSQVERRRQRERLPTALVTTPESLCLFLATPGQQATFSGLRCVVVDEWHELFGTKRGVLLELALARLRAIAPGLRIWGLSATLGNTDEAARALAGERAVLVKADLPKKIVVDAAIPREMERFPWAGHIGTRLLGDVIEAIEGSRSALIFTNVRSQTEIWHRAILEARPDWEDVVAIHHGSLDRERRDEVEQGLREGRLRAVVCTSSLDLGVDFSPVDRVVQVGSPKGVARILQRAGRSGHRPGETSRITCVPTHALELVEIAAVRDAVERREIEGREVVWRPLDVLVQHLITAAAGGGFEERAMLAEVRSTLSYRDLGDDEWRFTLDFVERGGETLRAYPEYRRVVQRDGRWVVGDAQVAARHRMAIGTIVSDPAIEVRYLSGGRLGTVEESFVAKMQPGDRFVFAGKPVAFVRLQETTCYVRRASAGGGAVPQWAGGRMPLSTQLAHAVRRRLDSAEAGRFEGAEMRAVRPVLDTQAAWSRIPRADELLVERLLSPDGWHLFFYPFEGRLVHEGLAALCAWRIAKRARATFSLACNDHGFELLSAARVEVERALDEGLLASEGLAEDIAESLNAGALARRHFREVARIAGLVVTGFPGRGAPARRVQASAELFYDVFSRYDPGNLLLRQAGREVLERQLEASRLRRTLERLRSSRVVVVDIEKPTPFAFPLMVDRLRETLTNERLEDRVKRMRLELEAEVPAPVSARRR, encoded by the coding sequence ATGCGCGCCGTCGAGGTCTGGTTCCGCGCCCGTGGCTGGAAGCCGTTCCGCTTCCAGAAGGAGGCGTGGTCCGCCTACCTCGAGGGGAAGAGCGGGCTCGTCCACGCGGCGACGGGGACGGGAAAGACGCAGGCCGCGTGGATGGGGCCGCTGATCGAGTCGTTGCGTGAGGGGAAGGTCGGAGAGCCTCCTCCTCTGCGGGTGTTGTGGATCACCCCGCTGCGCGCACTGGCCAACGACACCCTGCAGGCGCTGCGCGATCCCGCGGAGGTCCTCGGAACCGGGTGGACCGTCGGCCTGCGGACCGGCGACACGTCGCAGGTGGAGCGGCGCCGGCAACGCGAGCGCCTGCCGACCGCGCTCGTCACGACCCCCGAGAGCCTTTGTCTGTTCCTCGCGACCCCCGGGCAGCAGGCGACCTTCTCCGGGCTGCGGTGCGTCGTCGTCGACGAGTGGCACGAGCTGTTCGGGACCAAGCGCGGCGTGTTGCTCGAGCTCGCGCTCGCGCGGTTGCGGGCGATCGCTCCGGGCCTTCGGATCTGGGGGCTCTCGGCGACCCTCGGGAACACCGACGAGGCGGCGCGGGCGTTGGCCGGGGAGCGGGCCGTCCTCGTGAAGGCGGATCTCCCGAAGAAGATCGTCGTCGACGCCGCGATCCCGCGCGAGATGGAGCGGTTCCCGTGGGCGGGGCACATCGGCACGCGCCTGCTCGGGGACGTGATCGAGGCGATCGAGGGGTCGCGCTCGGCGCTGATCTTCACCAACGTGCGCTCGCAGACGGAGATCTGGCACCGGGCGATCCTCGAGGCGCGTCCCGATTGGGAGGACGTCGTCGCGATCCACCACGGATCGCTCGATCGCGAGCGCCGCGACGAGGTGGAGCAGGGGCTGCGCGAGGGGCGGCTGCGTGCGGTGGTCTGCACCTCGTCGCTCGACCTCGGCGTCGATTTCTCCCCGGTCGATCGCGTGGTGCAGGTCGGCTCCCCGAAGGGTGTGGCCCGCATCCTCCAGCGCGCGGGGCGAAGCGGCCACCGCCCCGGGGAAACGAGCCGGATCACCTGCGTCCCGACGCACGCCCTCGAGCTCGTCGAGATCGCGGCGGTGCGCGATGCGGTGGAGCGGCGCGAGATCGAGGGGCGCGAGGTCGTCTGGCGCCCGCTCGACGTGCTCGTCCAGCACCTGATCACGGCCGCGGCAGGAGGGGGATTCGAGGAGCGCGCGATGCTCGCGGAGGTGCGCTCGACGCTCTCGTACCGCGACCTCGGCGACGACGAGTGGCGCTTTACCCTCGACTTCGTGGAGCGGGGGGGCGAGACGCTGCGGGCGTACCCCGAATACCGGCGGGTCGTGCAACGGGACGGGCGATGGGTCGTGGGGGACGCGCAGGTCGCCGCGCGGCACCGCATGGCGATCGGCACCATCGTCAGCGATCCGGCGATCGAAGTGCGCTACCTGTCGGGGGGGCGGCTCGGAACCGTCGAGGAGAGCTTCGTCGCGAAGATGCAGCCGGGAGACCGGTTCGTCTTCGCCGGGAAGCCGGTCGCCTTCGTCCGGCTCCAGGAGACCACATGCTACGTGCGCCGTGCGTCTGCCGGCGGAGGGGCGGTGCCGCAGTGGGCCGGGGGGCGGATGCCTCTTTCCACGCAGCTCGCCCATGCCGTGCGCCGCCGGCTCGATTCCGCGGAGGCGGGACGTTTCGAGGGAGCGGAGATGCGCGCGGTCCGCCCGGTGCTCGACACGCAGGCGGCCTGGTCGCGGATTCCCCGCGCCGACGAGCTGCTGGTCGAGCGGCTCCTCAGCCCCGACGGATGGCACCTGTTCTTCTATCCGTTCGAAGGGCGGCTCGTGCACGAGGGGCTCGCGGCGCTGTGCGCGTGGCGGATCGCGAAACGGGCGCGGGCGACCTTCTCGCTCGCCTGCAACGATCACGGTTTCGAGCTGCTCTCCGCGGCGCGCGTGGAGGTGGAGCGGGCCCTCGACGAAGGACTTCTCGCGTCGGAAGGGCTCGCGGAGGACATCGCGGAGAGCCTGAACGCGGGGGCGCTCGCCAGGCGCCACTTCCGCGAAGTGGCGCGCATCGCGGGGCTCGTGGTGACCGGCTTCCCCGGCCGGGGGGCGCCGGCGCGCCGCGTCCAGGCGTCGGCGGAGCTCTTCTACGACGTCTTCTCGCGATACGACCCCGGGAACCTGCTGCTGCGGCAGGCCGGACGCGAGGTCCTCGAGCGGCAGCTCGAGGCGAGCCGGCTGCGCCGCACGCTCGAACGGCTTCGCAGCTCCCGGGTCGTCGTCGTCGACATCGAGAAGCCGACGCCGTTCGCCTTCCCGCTGATGGTCGACCGGCTGCGGGAGACGTTGACGAACGAGCGGCTGGAGGATCGCGTGAAGCGGATGCGGCTGGAGCTCGAGGCCGAGGTCCCGGCCCCGGTCAGCGCGCGCCGGCGGTGA
- a CDS encoding transglycosylase SLT domain-containing protein → MHQARLTLPLLLLLAAAPAVRAEEPPAFPVPAALAESVEFWKRVWSEWDLGSVVLHDNAHPTIVYEVVALPGPIEDGYSDAQREFAKARREALSQRLAGVEVKVAAGAELDDEEKRLVLVITQGAGAEAIAGASERVRSQRGLRERFANGVAASGRWLPEFKRIFRTAGLPEDLAYLPHVESSFRADARSSVGALGMWQFMRSTGRKFLTITPAIDERLDPVASARGAAKYLAAAYARLESWPLAVTSYNHGVEGMSRAKERFGTDFEAIVSDYDGKYFGFASKNFYASFVAALELAKRYETAPPEGLSILAPDALDRLTLDRPATALSLARRYGVPLGELAAINPAWTKRAVRGNATLPGGVHVWLPEGTLEKAARAKAQRSDRFHVVRAGDTLAEIARRYEVRLDELVSRNGLTVSAVIRPGERLEIPLSR, encoded by the coding sequence ATGCACCAAGCCCGACTCACGCTCCCGCTCCTCCTCCTTCTCGCCGCGGCGCCGGCGGTTCGCGCGGAGGAGCCGCCGGCGTTCCCCGTTCCCGCCGCGCTCGCCGAGTCGGTGGAGTTCTGGAAACGCGTGTGGTCGGAGTGGGATCTCGGAAGCGTCGTGCTGCACGACAACGCGCACCCGACGATCGTCTACGAGGTCGTCGCGCTCCCCGGCCCGATCGAGGACGGCTACTCCGACGCCCAGCGCGAGTTCGCGAAGGCGCGGCGCGAGGCCTTGTCCCAGCGTCTGGCCGGCGTCGAGGTCAAGGTGGCGGCGGGCGCCGAGCTCGACGACGAGGAAAAGCGGCTGGTGCTGGTCATTACGCAGGGCGCCGGGGCGGAGGCGATCGCCGGAGCGTCGGAGCGCGTCCGTTCCCAGCGGGGACTTCGCGAGCGCTTCGCGAACGGCGTCGCCGCGAGCGGACGATGGCTCCCCGAGTTCAAGCGGATCTTCCGCACGGCGGGCCTCCCCGAGGACCTCGCCTACCTCCCCCACGTCGAGTCGTCGTTCCGCGCCGACGCACGTTCGTCGGTCGGCGCGCTGGGGATGTGGCAGTTCATGCGATCGACCGGCCGCAAGTTCCTCACGATCACGCCGGCGATCGACGAGCGGCTCGACCCGGTCGCCTCCGCTCGCGGCGCGGCGAAGTACCTCGCCGCCGCCTACGCCCGCCTCGAGAGTTGGCCTTTGGCCGTGACGTCTTACAACCACGGCGTCGAGGGGATGTCGCGCGCGAAGGAGCGGTTCGGAACCGACTTCGAGGCGATCGTCTCGGACTACGACGGGAAGTACTTCGGGTTCGCCTCGAAGAACTTCTACGCGAGCTTCGTCGCGGCCCTCGAGTTGGCGAAGCGCTACGAGACGGCGCCCCCGGAGGGGTTGTCGATCCTCGCCCCCGACGCGCTGGACCGGCTGACGCTCGACCGCCCCGCGACGGCGCTGTCCCTCGCCCGCCGTTACGGCGTCCCGCTCGGCGAGCTCGCCGCCATCAACCCCGCCTGGACGAAACGCGCCGTTCGGGGGAACGCGACCCTTCCGGGCGGCGTCCACGTCTGGCTTCCGGAAGGGACGCTCGAGAAGGCCGCCCGCGCGAAGGCGCAACGCTCCGACAGGTTCCACGTCGTCCGCGCCGGGGACACCCTCGCCGAGATCGCGCGCCGGTATGAGGTGCGGCTCGATGAGCTCGTCAGCCGCAACGGGTTGACGGTCTCCGCGGTGATCCGCCCCGGCGAGCGCCTGGAGATCCCGCTGAGCCGCTGA
- the pdeM gene encoding ligase-associated DNA damage response endonuclease PdeM, which translates to MPIEPRITIAGRRARLLPERALFLERGATLVVADVHLGKAAALRAEATAVPSGSTTADLDRLAASIRRTGARRLVILGDFLHARQGRQPRTLAAARAWRARHAGLEIVLVRGNHDRSAGDPPAELGFACVDGPFVEEGLAFVHEPETVRGAYALGGHLHPAVRLRGPARERARLAAFVFGRRVGVLPAFGSLTGTAVVAPCSGDRVYVVAGESVVKVGA; encoded by the coding sequence ATGCCCATCGAGCCGCGGATCACGATCGCCGGGCGTCGCGCGAGGCTGCTCCCCGAGCGCGCCCTCTTCCTCGAGCGAGGGGCGACCCTTGTCGTGGCGGACGTGCACCTGGGGAAGGCGGCGGCGCTCCGCGCGGAGGCGACGGCGGTCCCCTCGGGCTCCACGACCGCCGACCTCGATCGGCTCGCGGCGTCGATCCGGCGGACCGGCGCGCGGCGCCTGGTCATCCTCGGGGACTTCCTCCACGCCAGGCAGGGGAGGCAACCCCGGACCCTCGCCGCCGCGCGCGCGTGGCGCGCCCGGCATGCGGGCCTCGAGATCGTGCTCGTGCGCGGGAACCACGACCGGAGCGCCGGGGACCCCCCCGCCGAACTGGGATTCGCCTGCGTCGACGGGCCGTTCGTCGAGGAGGGGCTCGCCTTCGTCCACGAGCCGGAGACGGTGCGCGGGGCGTACGCCCTCGGCGGACACCTGCACCCGGCGGTTCGGTTGAGAGGGCCCGCGCGGGAGCGGGCGCGGCTCGCGGCGTTCGTGTTCGGACGGCGGGTCGGCGTCCTTCCCGCCTTCGGCTCGCTCACGGGAACGGCCGTCGTCGCCCCATGCTCCGGGGACCGCGTGTACGTCGTGGCGGGGGAGTCGGTCGTGAAGGTGGGGGCGTGA
- a CDS encoding BrnT family toxin, translated as MEIEWDPAKAASNLRRHGVDFADGATVLHDELGISILDDFSDEQRSVTIGSDALGRVLVVVYTWRGEHIRIISARPANARERRQYEAKR; from the coding sequence GTGGAGATCGAGTGGGACCCCGCCAAGGCGGCTTCCAATCTTCGCCGGCACGGCGTCGACTTTGCCGATGGCGCGACGGTACTCCACGACGAGCTCGGGATCTCGATCCTCGACGACTTCTCCGATGAGCAACGATCCGTCACGATCGGTTCGGATGCACTCGGAAGAGTCCTCGTGGTCGTCTACACCTGGCGTGGGGAGCACATCCGCATCATCTCGGCTCGACCTGCGAACGCGCGCGAACGGCGCCAATACGAGGCCAAGCGATGA
- a CDS encoding radical SAM protein, whose product MSVERRGAWTLRLGPEATTLGRGDEAVYTFDLEGRPVSWWDGETTFKRSLASDVHTRRGDAAGRERRVLAPGEALDAFGRVLETARSSPWRRLERLEVIARWTPETLAGEKVRFEAAYLPISILPPDQYGSVVLQATFGCSWNRCTFCGFYQDRPFRARAPVEFAAHVEAVRGLLGRGAALRKSIFLADGNALLLSRERLEPMLDAAAAAFPGRRVHGFVDVVTGERKPAAEWRALRERGLTRVHVGVETGHAPLLSWMHKPGSPGEAAAFVGELKAAGLSVGLIVMVGAGGDRFAAAHVSETLALLSRLPLGRGDLVYLSPFLEHASSVYATHAAAEGVRALSESRRAAQYALLRDGARAALPGVRVALYDLREFLY is encoded by the coding sequence TTGAGCGTCGAGCGCCGCGGCGCGTGGACGCTCCGCCTCGGTCCGGAGGCGACGACGCTGGGGCGCGGCGACGAGGCGGTCTACACCTTCGACCTCGAGGGGAGGCCGGTCTCCTGGTGGGACGGGGAGACGACCTTCAAGCGCTCGCTCGCTTCCGACGTCCACACGCGACGCGGGGATGCGGCCGGTCGGGAGCGTCGGGTGCTCGCGCCCGGTGAGGCCCTCGACGCCTTCGGCCGGGTCCTCGAGACGGCGCGATCGTCCCCGTGGCGGCGGCTCGAGCGCCTCGAGGTCATCGCGCGCTGGACGCCCGAGACGCTCGCCGGGGAGAAGGTCCGATTCGAGGCGGCGTACCTTCCGATCAGCATCCTGCCGCCGGACCAGTACGGCAGCGTCGTGCTCCAGGCGACGTTCGGGTGCTCGTGGAACCGGTGCACCTTCTGCGGGTTCTACCAGGACCGCCCGTTCCGGGCGCGCGCGCCCGTGGAGTTCGCGGCGCACGTCGAGGCGGTCCGCGGGCTTCTCGGGCGCGGGGCGGCGTTGCGGAAGTCGATCTTCCTCGCCGACGGGAATGCGCTGCTCCTCTCGCGGGAGCGGCTCGAGCCGATGCTCGACGCGGCGGCGGCCGCGTTCCCGGGGCGACGGGTGCACGGATTCGTGGACGTCGTGACCGGCGAGCGCAAGCCGGCCGCGGAGTGGCGCGCACTGCGGGAGCGTGGGCTGACCCGAGTGCACGTCGGGGTGGAGACCGGGCACGCGCCGTTGCTCTCCTGGATGCACAAGCCCGGTTCCCCCGGGGAGGCCGCGGCGTTCGTCGGGGAGCTGAAGGCCGCGGGACTCTCCGTCGGACTCATCGTGATGGTCGGGGCGGGAGGGGATCGATTCGCCGCCGCGCACGTGTCGGAAACCCTCGCGCTGCTGTCGCGGCTCCCGCTCGGCCGCGGGGACCTCGTCTACCTGTCGCCCTTCCTGGAGCACGCGAGCTCGGTCTACGCGACGCACGCCGCGGCGGAAGGGGTTCGCGCACTGTCGGAAAGCCGGCGTGCGGCGCAATACGCCCTCCTCCGGGACGGCGCGCGCGCGGCGCTTCCCGGCGTTCGCGTGGCCCTGTACGACCTGAGGGAGTTCCTCTACTGA
- a CDS encoding molybdopterin-binding protein: protein MRDRSEPLHVEIVVVGREILRGRIRDDNAAWIGAELSLRGAIVHRVTIVDDSERAVNAAVSEALVRRAGLVVTTGGLGPTLDDRTLAGVADAVRLPLAPSPPARAMVEKAYSRLEGSREVERSGLTAAREKLCTILVGSEPIENPEGVAPGVLLKRTGGAAVLCLPGLPDECRSVFDRALPLLKGLLPHGVQARREVETPTKDESALRPWLDRVAREHPGVWIKAHAAGFGKRKGPVVVSIEAFAPTRKESELLVDGALRRLLALAGGGAGK, encoded by the coding sequence GTGCGCGACCGATCGGAGCCGCTCCACGTCGAGATCGTGGTCGTCGGGCGCGAGATTCTCCGCGGCCGCATCCGCGACGACAATGCGGCATGGATCGGTGCGGAGCTGTCCCTGCGCGGGGCGATCGTGCACCGGGTCACGATCGTCGACGACTCGGAGCGTGCGGTGAACGCCGCCGTCTCCGAGGCGCTCGTCCGCCGCGCCGGGCTCGTCGTCACGACCGGCGGTCTCGGGCCGACGCTCGACGACCGGACGCTCGCCGGGGTCGCCGACGCCGTCCGCCTGCCCCTCGCCCCGAGCCCCCCGGCCCGCGCGATGGTCGAGAAGGCCTACTCGCGACTCGAAGGCTCCCGCGAGGTCGAGCGCAGCGGCCTCACCGCCGCCCGCGAGAAGCTCTGCACGATCCTCGTGGGCTCCGAGCCGATCGAGAACCCCGAGGGGGTGGCGCCCGGCGTGCTGCTCAAGCGGACCGGCGGCGCCGCGGTGTTGTGCCTTCCCGGTCTTCCCGACGAGTGCCGCTCCGTCTTCGATCGTGCGCTCCCGCTGCTCAAGGGGCTGCTCCCCCACGGCGTCCAGGCGCGCCGCGAGGTCGAGACCCCGACCAAGGACGAAAGCGCGCTGCGTCCCTGGCTCGACCGCGTCGCCCGCGAGCACCCCGGGGTGTGGATCAAGGCACACGCCGCGGGATTCGGGAAACGCAAGGGACCGGTCGTCGTCTCGATCGAGGCGTTCGCCCCGACGCGCAAGGAGTCCGAGCTCCTCGTCGACGGCGCATTGCGCCGGCTGCTCGCCCTCGCCGGCGGCGGCGCCGGGAAGTAG
- a CDS encoding 4-hydroxy-3-methylbut-2-enyl diphosphate reductase, giving the protein MSDPRYVNKGFGLKQVISGQLVRDYHSPLVERMRAEGFRLSVGDLTFHLAQEFGFCYGVDRAVEYAYETREKFPDRRVFITGEIIHNPGVNRRLIEMGIRFLDGSDAGVSIDALGPEDVVILPAFGVTTDMMARLKGRNAILVDTTCGSVLNVWKNVEKYARDGFTALIHGKFDHEETRATASRALRYDPGRYLVVRDMEEAAVLCDYVRGRGDREAFVARFARASSPGFDPDLDLEHIGCANQTTMLSSESLAIAEAVRRALVDRWGDEEAARRFRAFDTICSATQERQDALYAMLSTHRLDLVLVIGGYNSSNTTHLLEIGLEKGVPTWHIQTAACLESAQRLRHQPLHARAETHAHGWLPPGPLAIGVTAGASTPNSEIEAVVRRVASFRGLAA; this is encoded by the coding sequence ATGAGCGATCCGCGGTACGTCAACAAGGGGTTCGGACTCAAGCAGGTCATCAGCGGCCAGCTCGTCCGCGACTACCACAGCCCGCTCGTCGAGCGGATGCGCGCCGAGGGGTTCCGCCTTTCGGTCGGCGACCTGACGTTCCACCTCGCCCAGGAGTTCGGGTTCTGCTACGGGGTCGACCGGGCGGTCGAATACGCCTACGAGACGCGCGAGAAATTCCCCGACCGGCGGGTGTTCATCACCGGCGAGATCATCCACAACCCCGGGGTCAACCGGCGGCTCATCGAGATGGGGATCCGCTTCCTCGACGGGAGCGACGCCGGGGTGTCGATCGACGCGCTCGGCCCGGAGGACGTCGTGATCCTCCCCGCCTTCGGGGTCACCACCGACATGATGGCCCGGCTCAAGGGGCGCAACGCGATCCTCGTCGACACCACCTGCGGGTCGGTGCTCAACGTCTGGAAGAACGTCGAGAAGTACGCCCGCGACGGGTTCACCGCGCTGATCCACGGGAAGTTCGATCACGAGGAGACGCGCGCGACCGCCTCGCGCGCCCTGAGGTACGACCCCGGGCGTTATCTCGTGGTGCGGGACATGGAAGAAGCCGCCGTGCTCTGCGACTACGTGCGCGGGCGGGGGGACCGCGAGGCCTTCGTGGCGCGCTTCGCCCGGGCGAGCTCGCCCGGATTCGACCCCGACCTCGATCTCGAGCACATCGGCTGCGCCAACCAGACGACGATGCTCTCGAGCGAGTCCCTCGCGATCGCGGAGGCGGTCCGTCGCGCCCTCGTCGATCGATGGGGCGACGAGGAGGCGGCGCGGCGGTTTCGCGCCTTCGACACCATCTGCAGCGCCACGCAGGAGCGCCAGGACGCGCTGTACGCCATGCTCTCCACGCACCGGCTCGACCTCGTGCTGGTCATCGGCGGCTACAACTCGTCGAACACGACGCACCTGCTCGAGATCGGACTCGAGAAGGGGGTGCCGACCTGGCACATCCAGACCGCGGCGTGTCTCGAGTCCGCGCAGCGCCTGCGCCATCAGCCCCTGCACGCGCGCGCGGAGACGCACGCGCACGGCTGGCTCCCTCCGGGCCCGCTCGCGATCGGCGTGACCGCCGGGGCCTCCACACCCAACAGCGAGATCGAGGCGGTCGTGCGACGCGTCGCCTCCTTCCGAGGGCTCGCCGCGTGA